From one Larimichthys crocea isolate SSNF chromosome XVIII, L_crocea_2.0, whole genome shotgun sequence genomic stretch:
- the p2ry8 gene encoding P2Y purinoceptor 8 gives MTGNSSSSRLDNATLSLFQNTNTSIAISLVYLIVVAINLVGNGFSIWILLFRTSPKTPSIVFMIHLTLTDLALGAALPFQIAYQLQGYQWNLGPNMCSFLTLIFYTNMYCSILTMMAIGIDRYLGIVRPMLFRQIRKRKSMAVISCFLMWGVVLSVLYPLMTTDLTFYIPELQITTCFDVLKKDMLPNQAAWAAFLFSMVFLLFLFPFCVTVFCYITVIRKLASDSKTAQKKRAIRLAIIVLVVFTFCFAPNNILLMTHTVLRLFYEKSAYQAYKLSLCLSCLNSCLDPFIYYFASKDFRQKLRQIVNLHTLSSVDSTKMEYKESTLYSAHCTLEGQNREHRKVSLMPSTSQLKEPE, from the exons ATGACGGGGAATTCCAGCAGCTCCAGGCTAGACAACGCCACCCTGTCCCTGTTTCAGAACACAAACACCAGCATCGCCATCTCTCTCGTCTACCTGATTGTCGTTGCCATTAACCTGGTAGGAAATGGCTTTTCCATTTGGATCCTCCTCTTCCGTACGTCCCCCAAGACTCCCTCCATCGTCTTCATGATTCATCTCACCCTCACCGACTTGGCCCTTGGTGCCGCCCTGCCCTTTCAGATCGCCTACCAACTTCAAGGATATCAATGGAATCTGGGACCCAATATGTGCAG TTTCCTGACGCTCATCTTCTACACCAACATGTACTGCTCCATCCTGACCATGATGGCCATCGGAATCGACCGCTACCTGGGCATCGTCAGGCCCATGCTGTTCAGACAGATCAGGAAGAGGAAGTCCATGGCTGTCATCAGCTGCTTCCTCATGTGGGGTGTGGTCCTGAGTGTCCTCTACCCGCTGATGACCACGGACCTGACCTTTTATATTCCTGAACTTCAGATTACCACATGCTTCGACGTGCTGAAGAAAGACATGCTTCCGAACCAGGCAGCCTGGGCGGCCTTCCTCTTCAGCATGgtgttcctcctcttcctcttccctttctGTGTCACAGTATTTTGCTACATCACTGTCATACGCAAACTGGCCAGCGATTCCAAGACGGCCCAGAAAAAGAGAGCGATACGTCTGGCCATCATTGTTCTCGTGGTCTTCACCTTCTGCTTTGCGCCCAACAACATCCTCCTGATGACTCACACTGTTTTGAGACTCTTCTATGAGAAGTCTGCCTACCAGGCCTACAAACTGTCTCTCTGCTTGAGCTGCCTGAACAGCTGCCTCGACCCCTTCATTTACTACTTTGCTTCCAAAGATTTCAGACAAAAGCTGAGGCAGATAGTAAATCTGCACACCCTGAGCAGTGTGGACTCGACGAAGATGGAGTATAAAGAGAGCACTCTGTACTCGGCACATTGCACGTTAGAAGGTCAAAATAGGGAACACAGAAAGGTGTCTCTGATGCCAAGCACATCACAGCTGAAAGAGCCGGAATGA
- the upf3a gene encoding regulator of nonsense transcripts 3A isoform X1 — translation MRSEKDQMTVGKEKSVVEIQFRDIPREQDNTPGNAKQKEEKKEVFTKVVLRRLPPNLSKEQLEEQLSPLPSYDYFEFFPADQSLYPHLFSRAYINFKSPEDILLFRDRFDGYVFIDNKGQEYPAVVEFAPFQKISKKKLKKKDAKAGSIEEDPEYKRFLENYSCDEEKSMANPETLLGEIEAKTRELIAKRTTPLLEYIKNKKIEKQRIREEKREERRRRELEKKRQREEEKRKRREEERRKRKEAEKQKKLSDKDIKIKLLKKSDRDDDVDSDRMKDKSDVGETDRGKWEKAGGQMKSKDSKEKGQPESDKEQREQHGRRQRDKDHRGKDEERKRQRHHYEFDKFMRRKDETKWGKGYCQDRAKKEGHHHGYSYCPDGGDGKMGKEDREELGNRKERLRNKVSEKDRPAMQLYQPGARNRKRMSSTGKGYDCIPAGHSPEPGTEHCYEVVAMATGLEKGFEKSKDEQ, via the exons GTGGTGCTTCGAAGGCTTCCGCCTAACCTGTCaaaggagcagctggaggaacaGCTCAGCCCGCTTCCATCCTATGACTATTTCGAGTTCTTTCCAGCCGATCAAAG TCTTTATCCACACCTGTTCTCCAGAGCGTACATCAACTTTAAAAGCCCTGAAGATATCCTGCTGTTCAGGGACCGATTCGATGGTTATGTCTTCATTGACAACAAGG GCCAGGAGTATCCTGCAGTAGTAGAGTTCGCCCCCTTCCAGAAAATCTCCAAGAAGAagctaaaaaagaaagatgccAAGGCCGGGAGCATTGAAGAAG ACCCAGAATATAAGCGGTTCTTGGAGAATTACTCCTGTGACGAGGAGAAGTCTATGGCCAACCCTGAGACTCTGCTGGGAGAGATAGAGGCCAAGACCAGAGAGCTCATCG CCAAACGGACAACACCGCTGTTGGAGTACatcaaaaataagaaaattgaGAAACAG AGAAtaagggaagagaagagagaggagaggagacgcAGAGAGCTTGAAAAGAAACGgcaaagggaggaagagaagaggaagcgacgggaggaggagaggcgCAAACGGAAAGAAGCcgagaagcagaagaagctgTCTGACAAAGACATCAAAATTAAG CTCCTGAAGAAGAGCGACAGGGACGACGATGTGGATTCAGACCGAATGAAGGACAAAAGTGACGTcggggagacagacagaggcaaaTGGGAGAAAGCTGGAGGACAAATGAAGTCAAAGGACTCCAAGGAAAA AGGTCAGCCTGAGAGtgacaaagagcagagagagcagcacGGCCGCAGGCAGAGAGATAAGGACCACCGCGGGAAAGACGAGGAGAGGAAGCGACAGCGACACCACTACGAGTTCGACAAGTTTATGAGGCGCAAAGATGAGACCAAATGGGGGAAGGGCTACTGCCAGGACCGAGCCAAGAAAGAGGGTCACCATCATGGCTACTCTTACTGTCCTGACGGTGGTGATGGGAAAATGGGgaaggaggacagggaggagcTGGGTAACAGGAAGGAACGCCTCCGAAACAAGGTGAGCGAGAAG GACCGTCCAGCCATGCAGCTCTATCAGCCAGGCGCACGCAACAGGAAGCGCATGAGCTCCACGGGCAAAGGCTACGACTGCATCCCCGCGGGCCACTCGCCCGAACCCGGGACGGAGCACTGCTATGAGGTGGTCGCTATGGCGACGGGGCTGGAGAAAGGGTTCGAGAAGAGCAAAGATGAACAGTGA
- the upf3a gene encoding regulator of nonsense transcripts 3A isoform X2, with protein sequence MRSEKDQMTVGKEKSVVEIQFRDIPREQDNTPGNAKQKEEKKEVFTKVVLRRLPPNLSKEQLEEQLSPLPSYDYFEFFPADQSLYPHLFSRAYINFKSPEDILLFRDRFDGYVFIDNKGQEYPAVVEFAPFQKISKKKLKKKDAKAGSIEEDPEYKRFLENYSCDEEKSMANPETLLGEIEAKTRELIAKRTTPLLEYIKNKKIEKQRIREEKREERRRRELEKKRQREEEKRKRREEERRKRKEAEKQKKLSDKDIKIKLLKKSDRDDDVDSDRMKDKSDVGETDRGKWEKAGGQMKSKDSKEKGQPESDKEQREQHGRRQRDKDHRGKDEERKRQRHHYEFDKFMRRKDETKWGKGYCQDRAKKEGHHHGYSYCPDGGDGKMGKEDREELGNRKERLRNKDRPAMQLYQPGARNRKRMSSTGKGYDCIPAGHSPEPGTEHCYEVVAMATGLEKGFEKSKDEQ encoded by the exons GTGGTGCTTCGAAGGCTTCCGCCTAACCTGTCaaaggagcagctggaggaacaGCTCAGCCCGCTTCCATCCTATGACTATTTCGAGTTCTTTCCAGCCGATCAAAG TCTTTATCCACACCTGTTCTCCAGAGCGTACATCAACTTTAAAAGCCCTGAAGATATCCTGCTGTTCAGGGACCGATTCGATGGTTATGTCTTCATTGACAACAAGG GCCAGGAGTATCCTGCAGTAGTAGAGTTCGCCCCCTTCCAGAAAATCTCCAAGAAGAagctaaaaaagaaagatgccAAGGCCGGGAGCATTGAAGAAG ACCCAGAATATAAGCGGTTCTTGGAGAATTACTCCTGTGACGAGGAGAAGTCTATGGCCAACCCTGAGACTCTGCTGGGAGAGATAGAGGCCAAGACCAGAGAGCTCATCG CCAAACGGACAACACCGCTGTTGGAGTACatcaaaaataagaaaattgaGAAACAG AGAAtaagggaagagaagagagaggagaggagacgcAGAGAGCTTGAAAAGAAACGgcaaagggaggaagagaagaggaagcgacgggaggaggagaggcgCAAACGGAAAGAAGCcgagaagcagaagaagctgTCTGACAAAGACATCAAAATTAAG CTCCTGAAGAAGAGCGACAGGGACGACGATGTGGATTCAGACCGAATGAAGGACAAAAGTGACGTcggggagacagacagaggcaaaTGGGAGAAAGCTGGAGGACAAATGAAGTCAAAGGACTCCAAGGAAAA AGGTCAGCCTGAGAGtgacaaagagcagagagagcagcacGGCCGCAGGCAGAGAGATAAGGACCACCGCGGGAAAGACGAGGAGAGGAAGCGACAGCGACACCACTACGAGTTCGACAAGTTTATGAGGCGCAAAGATGAGACCAAATGGGGGAAGGGCTACTGCCAGGACCGAGCCAAGAAAGAGGGTCACCATCATGGCTACTCTTACTGTCCTGACGGTGGTGATGGGAAAATGGGgaaggaggacagggaggagcTGGGTAACAGGAAGGAACGCCTCCGAAACAAG GACCGTCCAGCCATGCAGCTCTATCAGCCAGGCGCACGCAACAGGAAGCGCATGAGCTCCACGGGCAAAGGCTACGACTGCATCCCCGCGGGCCACTCGCCCGAACCCGGGACGGAGCACTGCTATGAGGTGGTCGCTATGGCGACGGGGCTGGAGAAAGGGTTCGAGAAGAGCAAAGATGAACAGTGA